In Firmicutes bacterium HGW-Firmicutes-1, a genomic segment contains:
- a CDS encoding DNA-binding response regulator: MKTVKILIVEDEVNIRNGLVKIVKNINENLDVYETGAAGEGLIIAETEAIDAFFLDIQLKDDYTGLWLAEQIRELERYKFTPIIFITGVHCRELEAFRSIQCYKYILKPFTEIEVARIFRDVITHGIVERKTPDIIKIKEKGFTYVMNQDDLIYVESRKRKLFISTIYEETDITSYSLIRLSQNLSEKFIQCHKCFIVNRSYIRKIDRINDAIYVHKKEEPIPIGRKYKERIRDLAK; the protein is encoded by the coding sequence GTGAAAACGGTGAAAATATTGATTGTTGAAGATGAGGTAAATATTCGCAATGGTTTAGTTAAGATAGTAAAGAATATTAATGAGAATCTAGATGTTTATGAGACTGGAGCTGCAGGTGAAGGATTAATAATTGCTGAAACAGAAGCAATAGATGCTTTTTTTCTAGACATCCAGTTAAAAGATGATTACACCGGACTTTGGCTAGCTGAACAAATTAGAGAATTAGAAAGGTATAAATTTACACCCATTATATTTATTACAGGAGTTCATTGTAGAGAACTTGAAGCATTTAGAAGCATTCAATGTTACAAGTACATATTAAAACCATTTACTGAAATTGAAGTTGCTCGGATATTTCGAGATGTTATAACTCATGGAATAGTCGAAAGAAAAACACCTGATATTATTAAGATTAAAGAAAAAGGATTTACCTATGTTATGAATCAAGATGATTTAATCTACGTTGAGTCTAGAAAAAGAAAATTATTTATTTCAACAATTTATGAAGAAACAGATATTACATCTTATTCACTGATTAGATTATCACAAAATTTATCAGAGAAGTTTATACAATGCCATAAGTGCTTTATTGTAAATCGGTCTTATATTAGAAAAATTGATCGAATAAATGACGCTATTTATGTCCATAAAAAGGAAGAACCCATACCAATTGGCAGAAAATACAAAGAAAGAATAAGGGATTTGGCAAAATAA
- a CDS encoding AAA family ATPase: MVSISSQRIKLLAKYMKLSTFSSYDQLLREATENQKSYEDFLLSLLEKEATNRKLNKLIRLKHLAKFPFEKSLEEFEISRLRHIEPNFILELASCDFVSKKENIILIGNPGTGKTHLSIALGLKACLAGYKVCFITAAMLATQLTEAESNQRLGKLMRQISNVDLLILDELSYLSFNKYQSELLFQVISERSERGSLIISTNLEFSKWEEFFPDTLLTNALIDRVTYKSHILNMNGDSYRLSKSLN; the protein is encoded by the coding sequence ATGGTTTCTATTTCCAGTCAACGGATCAAACTCCTAGCGAAATATATGAAATTATCAACGTTCAGCTCTTATGACCAGCTCCTTAGAGAAGCTACAGAAAATCAAAAGTCATACGAAGATTTCTTGCTTTCACTTCTCGAAAAAGAAGCTACTAACAGGAAACTGAATAAGCTAATACGACTCAAACATTTAGCGAAGTTTCCGTTTGAAAAATCATTAGAAGAGTTTGAAATTTCTAGACTCCGTCATATTGAACCAAATTTTATATTAGAGCTGGCCAGTTGTGATTTCGTCTCCAAGAAAGAAAATATCATTCTTATTGGAAATCCTGGCACAGGTAAAACTCATTTATCGATTGCTCTTGGTCTAAAAGCTTGTCTTGCTGGGTATAAAGTATGTTTCATCACTGCAGCCATGCTAGCAACTCAACTGACAGAAGCTGAATCCAATCAGCGATTAGGAAAGTTAATGCGCCAAATCTCAAATGTTGATTTACTTATCTTGGATGAACTATCTTATCTATCATTCAATAAGTATCAATCAGAGTTGCTTTTTCAGGTAATATCTGAAAGATCAGAGCGTGGTAGCCTTATAATCTCCACAAACTTAGAGTTCTCTAAATGGGAAGAATTCTTCCCCGATACTTTGCTAACCAACGCATTAATTGATCGTGTAACTTATAAATCACATATTCTGAACATGAATGGTGATTCCTATCGATTAAGTAAGTCGTTGAACTAG
- a CDS encoding transposase, which translates to MKGVKIDVELYEQIRHLSIVEGLSQRAIANRLNISRNTVSKYCDGTYVPWERKSYTARRPPVITDEVRNFIFSCFDEDNSHNVKKQKHTATRIHQRLQEELSFNGSESNIRKVVRALRDQHNDAFIPLEFDPGEAAQIDFGTAYAYIKGVRRTIKIFCMRLCYSGHFFVKSFYAENEECFLEGHIAAFEFFHGTPKRIIFDNAKVVVKEGLGAYVKQEAKRYLELKAHYAFLTNYCNPSSGHEKGLVENLVGYVRRNTLVPMPKVDSLEQLNTVLIHKCKDYVSHTIKGRTGTVGENYDLEKSSLLPLPRYSYHAELAFYTQVNTYSLVTFKTNKYSVPTEYAGKEVLVKASATNISVYYKSTIIATHERSYLQHEKKYDIDHYLTLLEARPRALFNTAPVRQFVPKEILQSFVRQPNGQQLLLAHLKSSNATKETSEITVIPTKLHKYDQLIKEVSI; encoded by the coding sequence GTGAAAGGCGTGAAAATTGACGTGGAACTTTATGAACAAATCAGACACCTCTCCATTGTTGAAGGGTTGTCCCAAAGAGCAATTGCTAACAGGTTAAACATCTCTAGAAATACTGTTTCAAAGTACTGTGATGGCACCTATGTGCCTTGGGAACGCAAATCCTATACGGCTAGGCGACCTCCTGTTATTACCGATGAAGTTAGAAATTTTATTTTTAGTTGTTTTGATGAAGATAACTCGCATAATGTAAAGAAACAAAAACACACAGCTACGAGAATTCATCAACGCTTGCAAGAAGAACTAAGTTTCAATGGTAGCGAATCAAACATTCGAAAAGTTGTTAGAGCACTTCGAGACCAACATAATGATGCTTTCATTCCTCTTGAGTTTGATCCAGGTGAGGCGGCACAAATTGACTTTGGTACTGCCTATGCATACATAAAAGGCGTACGTAGAACTATCAAAATCTTTTGTATGCGCCTATGCTATAGCGGTCATTTCTTTGTAAAATCTTTTTATGCCGAAAACGAGGAATGCTTTCTTGAAGGACATATAGCAGCATTTGAATTTTTTCACGGTACTCCAAAACGAATAATCTTTGATAATGCAAAAGTAGTAGTTAAAGAAGGCCTTGGTGCCTATGTAAAGCAAGAAGCGAAGCGTTATCTGGAGTTAAAAGCGCACTATGCGTTCTTAACTAACTATTGCAATCCAAGCAGCGGACATGAGAAGGGCTTGGTTGAAAATCTCGTCGGATATGTCAGAAGAAACACCCTTGTTCCAATGCCTAAAGTAGATTCACTAGAACAACTTAACACCGTTCTCATACATAAATGCAAGGATTATGTTAGCCATACTATTAAAGGTAGAACAGGTACTGTTGGCGAAAACTATGACTTAGAAAAATCTTCACTATTGCCATTACCCAGATATTCGTATCATGCTGAACTGGCTTTTTACACTCAAGTTAATACCTATTCATTGGTTACATTTAAAACCAACAAATATTCAGTTCCAACAGAATATGCCGGTAAAGAAGTTCTTGTAAAAGCATCTGCAACAAACATTTCTGTTTATTATAAAAGCACTATTATTGCAACACATGAACGCTCTTATCTCCAACACGAAAAGAAATATGACATTGATCACTACTTAACTTTACTTGAAGCTAGACCGAGGGCATTATTCAATACAGCACCCGTCAGACAGTTTGTGCCCAAAGAAATATTACAATCCTTTGTTAGGCAACCAAATGGTCAGCAGCTTCTGTTGGCACATTTAAAAAGCTCAAATGCAACAAAAGAAACCTCTGAAATTACAGTTATTCCTACCAAACTTCATAAGTATGATCAGCTGATTAAGGAGGTGAGCATTTAA
- a CDS encoding ferritin: MGKIAREISHLDVDALIQMLNEALSEEWLAYYQYWIGARVMEGPMRSEIEPELLLHATEELGHAVMVVDRILQLGGTPVLTPEDWTKFAKCAYEVPTDPYVEAILEQNLRGERCAIERYQQIAEFTYGKDHTTYKIATTILSDELEHEHDIEDFINDISRLKDDIKKFRM, translated from the coding sequence ATGGGCAAGATAGCAAGAGAAATTTCACATTTAGATGTTGATGCATTGATACAAATGCTGAATGAAGCTTTATCTGAAGAATGGTTAGCGTATTACCAATATTGGATTGGTGCAAGAGTAATGGAAGGCCCAATGAGAAGTGAAATCGAACCTGAACTATTATTACATGCTACAGAAGAACTTGGGCATGCGGTTATGGTCGTTGATCGAATTCTTCAATTAGGAGGAACACCTGTGTTAACCCCAGAAGATTGGACTAAATTTGCAAAATGTGCATACGAGGTGCCAACAGATCCTTATGTGGAAGCTATATTAGAGCAAAACTTAAGAGGGGAAAGATGTGCCATTGAAAGATATCAACAAATTGCAGAGTTTACTTATGGCAAGGATCATACTACATATAAAATTGCCACAACGATCTTATCCGATGAATTAGAGCATGAACATGATATCGAAGATTTTATAAATGATATCTCTCGTTTAAAGGATGATATTAAAAAGTTCAGAATGTAA
- a CDS encoding hemolysin D, with amino-acid sequence MFILTKLKVHQIKVRKHFTVGEEIAHAITHGVGVLLGIAALVLLAIKGTHSGSLIYSISMVLYASSLIILYTNSMLYHAFKQGKAKDVFERFDHLSIYILIAGSYTPLCLLAIGGVKGIIICCIQWALAIVGVVFKAIWIDRFVKIHVMIYLLMGWMIIFFVSNIFTTISFMGILFLVLGGLAYSIGVLFYVFNWFKYHHFVWHLFVLAGSILHFLSVYLYIKA; translated from the coding sequence GTGTTTATTTTGACGAAGTTAAAGGTACATCAAATAAAGGTAAGAAAGCACTTTACAGTTGGAGAGGAAATAGCTCATGCTATTACTCATGGAGTAGGGGTGCTTCTTGGAATAGCTGCATTGGTATTGTTAGCAATTAAAGGTACACACAGTGGTAGTTTGATATATAGCATTAGCATGGTGCTTTATGCCAGTTCCCTCATTATTCTTTATACAAATTCAATGTTATATCATGCGTTTAAACAAGGTAAAGCAAAGGATGTATTCGAACGGTTTGATCATCTATCCATTTATATTCTAATTGCAGGAAGCTATACTCCTTTATGCTTATTAGCAATAGGTGGAGTAAAGGGTATTATTATATGTTGTATTCAGTGGGCGCTTGCTATTGTAGGAGTTGTTTTTAAGGCGATATGGATTGATCGGTTTGTAAAAATACATGTTATGATCTATTTGTTAATGGGTTGGATGATTATATTTTTTGTGAGTAATATTTTCACAACTATTTCATTTATGGGTATTTTGTTCTTAGTATTAGGCGGATTAGCTTATAGCATTGGGGTATTGTTTTATGTATTCAACTGGTTTAAATATCATCATTTTGTATGGCATTTATTTGTTTTAGCTGGAAGTATATTGCATTTTCTGTCAGTATATCTTTATATTAAGGCTTAA
- a CDS encoding LacI family transcriptional regulator — protein sequence MNIKDIANATGVSSATVSRVINNSGYVKEETKQKVLQVIKDNNYIPSAIARSLSIQDTSSIGVIIPDIENPFFSSVIRGISDVAEKNNYNILFFATNETPITEHAFLKTVQSQRLKGVIITPISEFDMETRDYLIRLNSTGIPVVLVDRNINDTNFDGVFIDNVQSSYEGVESLIQAGHKRIAIITGPSTSKPGKERLLGYKNAMKAYELDIPLEYIAPGDFKVAKAYSRTQELLALSNPPTAIFTSNNLTTLGCLKYLTENKIQIGKDLSIMGFDDIDTLKIIDFKLSVIDRDAKLQGQEAMNILVHRLKNPKESEASKRIILPHTVILRGSERIDKDRL from the coding sequence ATGAATATAAAAGATATTGCAAATGCAACGGGGGTTTCGTCCGCAACAGTATCTCGAGTAATAAACAATTCGGGTTACGTGAAGGAAGAAACAAAGCAAAAGGTTCTACAAGTAATCAAAGATAATAATTATATACCAAGTGCAATTGCAAGAAGTCTGAGTATTCAAGACACATCAAGTATAGGCGTTATCATACCTGATATCGAGAACCCATTTTTCTCAAGTGTAATTAGAGGTATTAGTGATGTCGCAGAAAAAAACAATTATAACATTTTGTTTTTTGCAACCAATGAAACTCCAATTACAGAACATGCATTTTTAAAAACTGTACAAAGCCAAAGATTAAAAGGTGTTATTATTACTCCTATTTCTGAGTTTGATATGGAGACTAGAGATTATCTAATAAGATTAAATAGTACGGGTATTCCAGTAGTATTGGTAGACCGTAATATCAATGATACAAACTTTGATGGTGTTTTTATTGACAATGTACAAAGTTCATATGAAGGTGTCGAATCCTTAATTCAAGCAGGACATAAAAGAATTGCCATTATCACGGGACCAAGCACTTCAAAGCCAGGTAAAGAACGTTTGCTAGGATATAAAAATGCTATGAAGGCATATGAATTAGATATACCACTAGAATATATTGCACCGGGTGATTTTAAGGTGGCAAAGGCGTATAGTAGAACACAAGAGTTACTAGCTTTATCTAATCCGCCTACAGCAATATTTACATCTAATAACTTAACAACCCTAGGCTGCTTAAAGTATTTAACAGAAAACAAAATTCAAATAGGCAAGGATTTATCTATTATGGGTTTTGATGATATTGATACATTAAAGATCATAGACTTTAAGTTATCTGTTATCGATCGTGATGCGAAACTACAAGGACAAGAAGCAATGAATATCTTGGTACATAGGTTGAAAAATCCCAAGGAATCTGAAGCATCTAAAAGAATAATATTACCTCATACTGTTATTTTGAGGGGTTCTGAGAGGATTGATAAAGATAGATTATAA
- the deoC gene encoding deoxyribose-phosphate aldolase: protein MNIASMIDHTVLKADATVETVTRLCEEAKEYGFASVCVNSCHVKLVSKLLSGSISKTCCVVGFPLGAMLSTAKAFETAEAIRLGAEEIDTVINIGAVKDGDYELVYEDIKAVVVAADKKAIVKVIIETCLLTDEEKVKVCELCVKAGADFVKTSTGFSAGGATAADVALMKKTVEGKALVKASGGVRTVEDMKAVIAAGADRIGTSNGIGLVTGK, encoded by the coding sequence ATGAATATTGCTAGTATGATAGACCACACAGTATTAAAGGCAGATGCAACAGTAGAAACAGTTACTCGTTTGTGTGAAGAAGCTAAAGAATATGGGTTTGCTTCTGTATGTGTTAATTCTTGCCACGTAAAGTTAGTATCGAAACTTTTATCAGGTAGTATTTCAAAAACCTGTTGTGTAGTAGGCTTTCCCTTAGGTGCAATGTTATCTACAGCCAAAGCATTTGAAACGGCAGAAGCCATAAGGCTAGGTGCAGAAGAAATTGATACTGTAATCAATATCGGTGCAGTAAAAGATGGAGACTATGAGCTTGTATATGAAGACATCAAAGCTGTAGTAGTTGCAGCCGATAAAAAGGCAATCGTTAAAGTAATCATCGAAACTTGTCTATTAACAGATGAAGAAAAAGTAAAAGTATGCGAATTATGTGTTAAAGCAGGAGCAGATTTTGTAAAAACATCAACTGGATTTAGTGCTGGAGGCGCAACAGCAGCAGACGTAGCTTTAATGAAAAAGACGGTAGAGGGTAAAGCCTTGGTGAAAGCAAGTGGTGGTGTTAGAACTGTAGAAGATATGAAGGCTGTAATAGCAGCCGGAGCAGATAGAATTGGAACAAGTAACGGCATAGGTCTTGTTACTGGCAAGTAA
- the rbsK gene encoding ribokinase, with amino-acid sequence MVKKITVFGSFVVDLMARTPHLPVPGETVKGSMFKMGPGGKGFNQGVAAHKAGAHVTMITKLGKDTFANVALDAMKELNMDTSKVFITEKTETGSALILVDENTSQNEIVVVLGACNTISDEEVESISDIVKASEYLLTQLETNTSAIDKIIDIAYQNGVKVILNTAPIQPISDDILGKVDLITPNEVEAEILTGICIDNEENAKKAAEWFFSKGVKNVLITLGGRGVFIATDEKQAIIPAYKVDAIDTTGAGDAFNGGLVAALAEGKDLWQAASFANALAAIAVQRLGTTPAMPTREEIDEFIATH; translated from the coding sequence ATGGTTAAAAAAATAACTGTTTTTGGAAGCTTTGTAGTTGACTTAATGGCAAGAACACCACATTTACCAGTACCGGGTGAAACGGTAAAGGGTAGTATGTTTAAAATGGGTCCTGGGGGTAAGGGTTTTAATCAAGGAGTTGCAGCGCATAAGGCTGGGGCGCACGTAACAATGATTACTAAGTTAGGAAAAGATACTTTTGCAAATGTTGCATTAGATGCAATGAAAGAATTAAATATGGATACAAGTAAGGTATTTATAACTGAAAAAACAGAAACAGGATCAGCCTTAATTTTAGTAGATGAAAACACCAGTCAAAATGAAATCGTAGTAGTTTTAGGTGCTTGTAATACCATAAGTGACGAAGAGGTAGAATCTATTTCGGATATAGTAAAAGCATCAGAATACTTATTGACACAATTAGAAACGAACACTTCTGCAATAGATAAGATAATAGATATAGCCTATCAAAACGGGGTAAAGGTAATATTAAATACAGCACCGATACAACCAATAAGCGATGATATTTTAGGCAAAGTTGATTTGATTACACCAAATGAAGTAGAGGCGGAAATTTTAACAGGAATATGTATCGATAACGAAGAAAACGCTAAGAAAGCGGCAGAGTGGTTTTTTTCTAAAGGCGTAAAAAATGTGTTGATTACATTAGGAGGAAGAGGCGTTTTTATTGCTACGGATGAAAAACAAGCAATTATTCCGGCTTATAAAGTAGATGCAATTGATACGACTGGCGCGGGAGATGCTTTCAACGGTGGATTGGTTGCTGCATTGGCTGAAGGAAAAGATTTATGGCAAGCAGCGAGTTTTGCAAATGCACTTGCTGCAATAGCGGTTCAAAGACTAGGCACAACGCCAGCGATGCCAACAAGAGAGGAAATTGATGAGTTTATTGCTACACACTAG
- a CDS encoding D-ribose pyranase: MLKTGILHPQLARIMAEIRHMDTLVIADAGLPIPNGVERVDLGWKEGNPAYLDVLEEILKYMVVEKATFATEAKTVSPTFHKKALDLLPEGLPVDYITHIELKEQSKNSKVIILTGEFTPYTNVILVAGCAY; encoded by the coding sequence ATGCTTAAGACAGGAATTCTCCATCCACAATTGGCAAGAATTATGGCAGAGATTAGACATATGGATACATTAGTTATTGCAGATGCGGGGTTACCAATCCCAAATGGAGTTGAAAGAGTAGATTTAGGATGGAAAGAAGGCAATCCAGCGTATTTAGATGTTTTAGAAGAAATATTGAAGTATATGGTTGTAGAAAAGGCTACCTTTGCTACTGAGGCAAAAACGGTAAGCCCAACCTTCCATAAGAAAGCTTTAGACTTATTGCCAGAAGGTTTACCCGTTGATTATATAACTCATATTGAACTAAAAGAACAAAGTAAAAATTCAAAAGTGATTATTTTGACTGGTGAATTCACACCATATACGAATGTAATTTTAGTTGCAGGATGTGCATATTAA
- a CDS encoding D-xylose ABC transporter ATP-binding protein (with RbsBCD acts to import ribose into the cell; RbsA contains 2 ATP-binding domain) encodes MQDKELILKLDSIVKVFPGVKALDGVHLDVRPGEVHALCGENGAGKSTLMKIISGSQPYSSGKMFMEGEEVVFHSTKDAELRGISMIYQEFNMVRDLSVAENMYLGRLPTNRTGKVDWKKLYQNSQEVLDKLGLKFSCKTKVRSLSVAESQMTEIAKCLTIGAKVIIMDEPTAALTDEEIKVLFEIIDDLKKKNIAILYISHRMDEIFKISDRLTVFRDGKYIATKNIEDTDYDDVVSMMVGRSVTNLYPERNYEPQEVIFELQNINSKGIHNVNLKLYKGEILGIAGLLGSGTIELSKVIYGALPLISGSILIGGEKKDCSTPIKALAAGIGFISDDRKQEGLVLIRSIKENISMSSLKKLTKGIQLDKKLELQCVNEHVKQLNIKVSNVQQNAGNLSGGNQQKVVFAKMLEANPTICILDEPTRGVDVGAKAEIYAIMDQLTKKGKSIILISSDLPELIGMSDRVLIMREGEIIMKVLKSEANQEIILAHASGGVSLNE; translated from the coding sequence ATGCAGGATAAAGAACTTATACTTAAATTAGATTCCATTGTAAAAGTGTTCCCTGGGGTAAAAGCATTAGATGGTGTTCATTTAGATGTAAGACCAGGTGAAGTTCATGCTTTGTGTGGAGAAAATGGTGCTGGAAAGTCAACTTTAATGAAGATTATTTCAGGTTCCCAACCTTACTCATCAGGTAAAATGTTTATGGAAGGCGAAGAGGTTGTATTCCACTCAACAAAAGATGCGGAGCTCAGGGGAATTTCAATGATTTATCAAGAATTCAATATGGTAAGAGATTTATCAGTTGCTGAGAATATGTATTTAGGAAGATTACCAACTAACAGAACAGGTAAGGTGGATTGGAAGAAATTATATCAGAATTCCCAAGAAGTATTAGATAAGTTAGGGCTCAAGTTTAGTTGCAAAACAAAAGTTAGAAGTCTATCTGTTGCTGAATCACAAATGACAGAGATTGCAAAATGCCTAACTATTGGAGCTAAAGTTATCATAATGGATGAACCAACAGCTGCTTTAACGGATGAAGAAATAAAAGTATTATTTGAGATAATTGATGATTTGAAAAAGAAAAATATTGCGATCTTATATATTTCTCACCGTATGGATGAAATCTTCAAGATTTCAGATAGACTTACTGTTTTCAGAGATGGTAAATATATTGCCACTAAGAATATAGAGGATACGGATTATGATGATGTCGTATCAATGATGGTGGGACGAAGTGTTACGAATCTTTATCCAGAACGTAATTATGAACCCCAGGAAGTTATTTTCGAATTGCAAAACATAAACAGCAAGGGTATCCATAATGTAAATTTGAAGCTTTATAAGGGTGAAATCTTAGGAATTGCAGGATTATTAGGTTCAGGAACGATTGAGTTATCAAAGGTAATATATGGAGCCCTACCATTAATTAGCGGAAGCATTTTAATTGGTGGAGAAAAAAAGGATTGTTCTACACCTATTAAAGCGTTAGCGGCAGGAATTGGATTTATATCTGATGATAGAAAGCAAGAAGGCTTGGTTCTTATCAGGAGCATCAAAGAAAATATTTCAATGAGTTCATTAAAGAAGCTAACAAAAGGAATTCAATTAGATAAAAAGCTAGAGTTGCAATGTGTTAATGAACATGTGAAGCAGTTAAACATTAAAGTTAGTAATGTGCAACAAAATGCAGGAAATCTAAGTGGGGGTAATCAGCAAAAGGTGGTATTTGCCAAAATGCTGGAAGCAAATCCTACCATATGTATCTTAGATGAGCCAACTAGAGGGGTTGATGTTGGTGCTAAAGCGGAAATATACGCTATTATGGATCAATTAACGAAAAAAGGAAAAAGTATAATACTAATATCGTCCGACTTACCAGAACTCATTGGCATGAGTGATAGAGTTCTTATTATGAGAGAAGGGGAAATAATAATGAAGGTTTTGAAATCTGAGGCAAATCAAGAGATTATATTAGCCCATGCTTCTGGAGGTGTTAGCTTAAATGAATAA
- a CDS encoding ribose ABC transporter permease has product MNNNIKKKLIFQVNVFRSVLILLTICVFAAFLSPDFLSSSNLFNVFKQIAVAGIVGCGMTFVILTGGIDLSVGSIVGLAGVLSAGVLATTGNPILAVLTALGIGLLCGGINGLFVAHFEIPPFIATLGMMTLLRGCVLVYTKGSPIPVKIDSYKFIGKGSLLGIPVPIIILILLFVLAHYILTQTAFGRSVYAFGGNKEAARLSGIAIKKTEWMVYVINGLLCGVAAIVLTARLGSAQSTSGGGIEMDAIAAVILGGTSLSGGTGFVLPTVVGAMIMGIIDNILTLMNVNPHATNIVKGAVILIAVLVDKKVKDLSAKAEQ; this is encoded by the coding sequence ATGAATAACAATATAAAGAAAAAATTGATATTTCAGGTGAACGTATTTAGATCAGTTTTAATCCTATTAACGATTTGTGTATTTGCGGCATTTTTATCGCCAGATTTTTTAAGCTCATCAAACTTATTTAATGTTTTTAAACAAATTGCAGTTGCAGGCATAGTTGGCTGTGGTATGACCTTTGTTATTCTTACTGGGGGTATTGACTTGTCGGTTGGTTCTATAGTAGGACTAGCGGGTGTACTCTCAGCAGGGGTATTAGCTACAACAGGTAACCCAATCTTAGCAGTTTTAACAGCACTTGGAATTGGTTTGCTTTGCGGAGGAATTAATGGGCTTTTTGTAGCACACTTTGAAATTCCACCCTTTATTGCAACCTTAGGTATGATGACCTTGTTAAGAGGCTGTGTATTAGTCTATACAAAAGGATCCCCAATTCCAGTTAAAATAGATTCTTATAAGTTCATTGGAAAGGGCAGCTTATTAGGAATTCCTGTTCCAATCATTATTCTGATTTTATTATTTGTTTTAGCACATTACATATTAACACAAACTGCCTTTGGACGAAGTGTATATGCTTTTGGCGGGAATAAAGAAGCGGCTCGTCTATCTGGTATTGCAATTAAGAAAACAGAATGGATGGTATATGTTATTAATGGGTTATTATGTGGAGTAGCAGCGATTGTATTAACTGCAAGACTTGGTTCTGCACAATCAACGAGCGGTGGAGGCATTGAAATGGATGCCATTGCAGCTGTAATTTTAGGCGGGACAAGCCTAAGTGGTGGTACAGGCTTCGTTCTTCCAACAGTTGTAGGTGCTATGATTATGGGAATTATCGACAATATTTTAACGTTGATGAATGTGAATCCACATGCAACTAATATCGTAAAAGGTGCAGTAATCCTCATTGCAGTATTGGTTGACAAAAAAGTAAAAGATTTATCTGCAAAAGCAGAACAATAA
- a CDS encoding D-ribose ABC transporter substrate-binding protein, with amino-acid sequence MKKMKLIATLLTMTFVASVFFTGCGTKTETAAPEGTETSTDTAGDTKDGYVIGLSMNTQTNPFFVDVKDGVQKAADEHGIELFITDAQDDPAIQMKDIENLITKNPDAIIIDTCDSDAIVAAVEACNDAGIPVFTMDRQANGGVVIAHIGYDAIKSGKIAGQYLVDSLKGKGKIVELQGIMGTNVAQNRSAGFNEIISANAGMEIVATQVADFDRAKAMSVMENILQANKEIDGLYAANDEMLLGALEAIEAAGRLDEITMIGCDAIDDTLEVIKSGKVEATIAEPPFFLGKAILNTAFDYLEGKTVEATIVLDNSLVTKDNVDTLVTKE; translated from the coding sequence ATGAAAAAAATGAAATTAATCGCAACTTTATTAACAATGACTTTTGTGGCATCAGTATTTTTTACTGGCTGTGGTACTAAAACTGAGACAGCAGCTCCAGAAGGAACAGAAACATCAACAGATACAGCAGGAGATACAAAAGATGGATATGTAATTGGTCTATCAATGAATACACAAACAAATCCATTCTTTGTAGATGTAAAAGATGGAGTACAAAAGGCTGCAGATGAGCATGGAATCGAACTTTTTATTACAGATGCTCAAGATGATCCGGCAATACAAATGAAGGATATTGAAAATTTAATCACTAAGAACCCTGATGCTATTATCATTGATACTTGTGATTCAGATGCTATTGTTGCAGCAGTAGAAGCTTGTAATGACGCGGGAATCCCAGTATTTACAATGGATCGCCAAGCAAATGGAGGAGTTGTTATTGCTCATATTGGTTACGATGCAATTAAATCTGGTAAAATTGCTGGACAATATCTTGTTGATTCCTTAAAAGGAAAAGGTAAGATTGTAGAATTACAAGGTATCATGGGTACGAATGTTGCTCAAAATAGATCTGCTGGTTTTAATGAAATTATTTCAGCTAACGCAGGGATGGAAATAGTAGCAACTCAAGTAGCAGATTTTGATAGAGCAAAAGCGATGAGTGTAATGGAAAATATTTTGCAAGCAAATAAAGAAATTGATGGTCTTTATGCAGCAAATGATGAAATGCTATTAGGTGCATTAGAAGCGATCGAAGCAGCAGGTAGATTAGACGAAATTACGATGATAGGCTGTGATGCTATCGATGATACACTTGAAGTAATCAAATCTGGTAAGGTTGAAGCAACAATCGCTGAACCACCATTCTTCTTAGGAAAAGCAATCTTAAATACTGCATTTGATTATCTTGAAGGTAAAACAGTAGAAGCTACAATTGTTCTTGATAACAGCCTTGTTACGAAAGATAATGTAGATACATTAGTTACTAAAGAATAA